GAGTCCATGGCCCGGGCCGTGACCAGAGTGCGCCACTGATGCAGCTTGCCCGGCCCGGACGCCCAGGAGGCCGGCAGGACGATCAGCTCGGCTCCGCCGCGAGCCAGCGAGGTGAACAAGGTCGGGAACCGGACGTCGTAACAGGTGGCCAGCCCGACCTGATGCGTCCCCAGCGAGAAGGACGCCAATGCCGCGCCCGGCTCGATGTCGTCGGACTCGGCCTGGCCGAAGGCGTCGAACAGATGCAGCTTGTCGTAGTGGGTTTCGGCGGCGCCGGTGACCAGCAAGGTGTTGCGGGCCCGTCCGGCGCCGGGGGTGAACATGCCGAGCACCACGGTCAGGTCGGCCTCGACAGCCAGCTGGCGCACCTGGCCGGCCCACGGCCCGTCCAGCGGTTGGGCCGCCCGGTGGGCAGCCCCGGCGAACGAGCTCATCGTGGCTTCCGGGAACACCAGGAGCTCGGCCCGTCCGGCGGCGCGAGCGATGTGATCGGCGACCAGGTCGAGGTTCTGCGACGGGTCGGTGCCGGAGCGAAGTTGGGCCAAGGCGACGCGCATGCCTCCAGCCTGACACGCCCACGCCCCAGAGCACCGCCCACAATCTCGAAATCAGCGACCCGCGGCAGGCAACCTCGCGGGTCGCGGCTGCGTAGGACAGGGTGAAGCAAGACGAAAGAGGCCAGATGTTCGGATCTTCCACCCCCACTCGGGACACCGAGTTCGCCGACTTCGTCCGGACGTCCTCGCGCAGCCTGACCCGCACCGCTTATCTCCTGTGTGGCGACCGGGCTCTCGCGGACGATCTGGTCCAGGAAGCGCTCCTCAAGACCTACCTGGCCTGGCGCCGGGTACGGCCCGGCGAGGCCACCGGCTACACCCGACGGGTGCTGGTGAACCTCAACATCGATCGGTGGCGCAGACGTCCGCCGGTGCCGGCCGAACTGGCCGAGCAGCCGTTCACCGATCAGGGCCCCGCCCAGGTCGACGACCGGGATCAGATCGTCCGGCTGTTGGCCGGACTGCCCACCCAGCAGCGACGCGTGATCGTCCTGCGCTACTTCGACGACTTGTCCGAGGCGGCCACCGCCGAACTCCTCGGAATCAGCACCGGCGCGGTGAAGTCGGCCTCCTCGCGGGGCCTGGCCGCGCTTCGCCAGCACTACCAGATGGCCGATGAAGGAGGCCTGCGATGAACGATCTTGAGGAACTGCTGCGCACCGACCTGGCTCGGGCCGCCGAGCCGATCGACTCCGGCCTGGACGCGAATGACCTGCTCGCCACTGGACAGCGGGCTCGCCGCTCCCGGGCGATGCGGGTTGGCGCCGGGCTCACCGCCGTGCTGGTCACCGTGGCCGGCCTGGGCCTCGCCGTGGCCGCCACCGTCGCCAACGGCGGACGGGCTCCGGTGCTGGCCACCCCGTCCCCGGCTCCGTCGGTCTCGGTGACCCCTTCGGTGAGCTCGGCAACCCCGTCGGTCAGCCCAACGAGCGGCGACACCGTCCCGGGGAAGGCAACGTTCGACCTGACCGGCTTCGGCATGAACAAGACCCATTCTCCCTTCGACCAGTTGGTAGTGGTGGCCAAGCCGACCGGCACCGGGATGACGTCGATCACCGCCACCGGCAGCAAGCTCGGCCAGGCGGACCAGCAGACCACTGCGCAGATCGAAGCCGGCCGGACGTCGGCAGCCTTCGTTGCCCTTGGCAAGCGAGTGGTGGTGACGCTGGTTCCGGGGACGGCCACTCGCGCCGGTCTGTCCACCGGCCTGAATGTCGGTCTACGGGCAAGCGACACCAAGGTCCTTCCCGGAACCGGACTATCCGCACTCGTCACGGTCTTCGAGCGCGGCGTGGCCGAGCCAACCAAGGATGTCGGCGTCATCTGGCAGACCCCGGACGGCTCCCTGTACTCGACCTCGGGGGCGGAGGTGCCCAGTGCGGAAGTGACGGTCGCTGGGGCGCGGACCCGGGTCTACCGGTCGGAGGAGATCGGGGAACTCGGCCTGTGGGGCGACGGCGGCACGTTCAGCGGCACGAGCATGGCGATCAAGGACGCGACGCCGTCCAGCTTGATCGGTGGCGGCGTCGGCCACTGCGGCGAGGTCCCGCCCACCGGCTGCACCTGGGCCAACTTCGTGGCGCTGCCACCGGGGACGACCAAGCTGCAGCTCACCCTCAACCCGAAAGCTCCGGATTCGGACTGGACATCGGCCACGCTCTCGGACGGCTGGGTGATGGTGGTCGCGGTGAACCACGCCAGCGAGGAGACGAGCACGGTCGTGGTCTCTGCTGACTACGTGGACGCCTCCGGCAAGGCAGTGCATTTGGGTAAGTAGCAGTCGAGTTACCGACAGCGCCCCGGCCACCCCGCGGGGCGCTGTCGGTGTCTGTGCGGGTCTCCTGGCTCGCGCCACATTCGACGGAGTTCGGCGTCAACCAAACCGTCCGCCGTGGCGTAGGGCAGGGTTGAGAGCACCGAGGAGGAACACGTGGGCACCGAACGGGTCAGTCGCCGCGAGCAGGAGTTCGCTGAGTTCTTCGCGGCCGCCTCGCCCTATCTGGCGCGCACGGCGTATCTGCTCAGCGGTGACCGCGAGGTCGCCAAGGAGCTCACCCAGGAGGCGCTGGCCCGCACCTATGCGGTCTGGTGGCGGCTGCGTCCAGAAGACGCCCGCGGCTATGCCCGCCGGGTGCTGGTGAACCTGAACGTCGATCGGTGGCGGCAGCGCGGGCCGCAGGCTGTCGAGCTGGCCGACTATGCGACGTCCGGCTCGGCCGAGTCCGCCTACGACGACCGGGACGAGGTGGCCCGGCTGCTGCGGACGCTCTCGCCACAGCAGCGTCAGGTGATCGTGCTGCGCTATTTCGACGATCTCAGTGAGGCCGAGGTGGCCCGCAGCCTCGGAGTGAGCGCGGGCACGGTGAAAGCGGCCTGCTCGCGAGGACTGGCCAATCTGCGCCGGACAACGGCCGCAGCGAAGGAAGGGGAGCGGTGATGGACGAACGTGAGGCCCGCATGCACGCCGGCTTGACCCAGCTGGCTGAGCCGGTGGCCGAGGTTCCCGACCTGGACCAGGTCGTCGCCCGCGGACGGCAGCTGCGCCAGCGGCGACGGATGGCCGGGATCGCCGGCGGGACGGCAGCGGTACTGGTCGCCGCGGCCGGCCTGGGCCTGGTGCTCACCTCCAGCATCTTCGCCAACAACGGACGGGTGTCCGTGGTGGCCACACCGTCGCCGGCTCCGTCCACGGCGGCCCGGCAGATCGGCGTGGGCGCCACCGAGGAGGCGCACATCGCGCTCCCGCCGCTCGGGCTGACCTCCGGCGTGTACGACGTCCGCTTCCGTGCCACCAAGACGGCAACGGGGATCGACCTGAAGGTGACCGCGGTCAGTCAGTCGGGCAACTTCAGCACCGAGCAGCTCAACCAGGATCGCAACCCGGCCGGCTTCGATCTCGAGGAAGGACTCCGGGTCGGCCTGCTCACCGATCGGGCGAGCTGGTTCACCCCGGTCGACAACAAGGGCCAGTCCGGCCTGGTCAGCTACACCGCCGAGCTGCCCGACTTCGGGGTCACAGTGTTCGTGGTGGCTCCCCAGGACGGGGCCAAGCTGAACAGCCTGGCCGCGCTCGCCTGGCGCGGCTCGGACGGGCAGCTGCGCTCGGTGGAGACCTCCGGAGGCCCCCGCGACTCGGTGGCCGCGGACATGCCGTCCGCCCGGTTCGTGGTGGACGGGCATACCGGCACCCTGGCCTCGTTGGAGCACAACGATCTTCTGGCGCTGGTTGACTACGACGGGCTCGGGTATGCGATGAACGTCCGCGAGGCGCAAGGCAACTGTCGCTTCGCCGGGTCGTCGACCAAGGAGGTAGGCCAGGACGAGGTGTGGGAGTCGCTGGCCATCTGCCCGCTGCCGATCGGGGCCACTCAGATCACGCCGATCCTGGCCCCCGGGGTGAGTGACTGGAAACTGGTGACCGTCGGGGATCGTCCGGTCGTGGTCGTCCCCTACGACAAGGGCACACTCGCCCAGATCGTCACCGGGCTCCGCTACACCACCGGCACCGGGAAGCAGGTCGAGACCAAGGTCGGGTAGCAGCGTGACCGACAGCGTCCCGTCCACCCCCGGGGGCGCTGTCGGTGCCAGCGCCTACCCTCGGTGAGGTGACGGCGTTCAGTTCGCTCCCGGTGCGAGAGGTGCGGCTGCGTCCGGGCGTGGAGCAGGTCGGCTGGCCGTTCACGCTCGGGCCGGTGGCCCAGCTGGCCGCCGAGGGCCTGGAGCTGTCGGAGCTGACGATCCTGGTGGGGGAGAACGGGGTCGGCAAGTCGACCATCGTCGAGGCCATCGCCATGGCCTACGGGCTGAATGCCGAGGGCGGCAGCACCAACTTTCAGCACAGCTCGCGGCCCAGCGAGTCGGGGCTGCACGAGCACCTGCAGCTGACCCGCGGCCTGGCCCGTTCGAAGTGGGGCTACTTCCTGCGGGCCGAGACCATGCACGGGCTGCTCACCTACCTGGAGGAGCATCCCTCGCCGGCCGATCCGGAGCGTCCGTATCACGAGTACTCCCACGGCCAGGCGTTCCGCGAGCTGCTCACCACCAAGCTCGGCCACATGGCCGGACGTGGTGGCTTCCTGGTGCTGGACGAGCCCGAGGCCGGTCTGTCGCTGCTCTCCCAGATCGCGCTGGCCAATCAGCTGCGTGAGCTGCGCAGCGACGGGATCCAGGTGCTGCTGGCCACCCACTCCCCGATCCTGGCCGCGATTCCAGCGGCTCAACTGATCGAGCTGGACGAGACCGGCTTCGAGCCGCGCCGCTGGGATCAGCTGCTCACCGTGGCCCTCTACCGGCGATTCCTGGCCGACCCGGGCTACTTCGGCCTTGACTAGGCCCAACTGAGCCCGTCCGGGCGTTCCGCGTTCGCGCTCAACCATTCGGCCGGCCCCTGCGTAGGGCAAGGTGAGGATGGAAGAAGGGCAGCTAATGGCCGGGCAAGCGACCGCGAAGCGGCAGGCGGAGTTCACCGAGTTCGTGAACGCGTCGGTCGGCTATCTGACCCGCACCGCCTTCCTGCTCTGCGGTGACGCCGAGCTTGCCAACGACCTGGTTCAAGAGGCGCTCACCCGGACCTATGCGGCCTGGTGGCGGGTCCGTCCCGACGATGCCCGCGGCTATGCCCGTCGGGTGTTGGTGAATCTGAGCGTCGATCGGTGGCGGCGCCGTGGCCCGGAGTCGGTCGAGCTGACCGAGTTCGCGGCGTCCGGCTCGGCCGAGGCCGGCGTCGACGATCGGGACGAGATCGTCCGGTTGTTGCGGACGCTCTCGCCCCATCAGCGGCGGGTGATCGTGCTGCGCTACTTCGACGATCTGACTGAGCCCGAGGTGGCCCGCACCCTCGGGGTGAGCGTGGGCACCGTGAAGTCGGCCTGCTCGCGCGGGCTGGCCATGCTGCGTGAGCAACTGACCCCGATCAAGGAGGGGGAACGGTGATGGACGAAGTGGAGACCCGCTTGCGGGATGGCCTGATTGCGGTGGCGGAGCCGGTGCGTCCGACCGTTCAGGCGGAGGCGCTGTTCGCTCCCGGAGAGCGGCTGCGGCGCGTCCGGCGGTCCCGCGCGGTGGCCGGTGGGCTCGCACTGGCCCTGGTCGGCTGGCTGAGCTGGACGGGCCTGGCGCCGCTGCGCCCGAACGGGTCGGCCCCGGTGGTCGCCACGCCGTCCCCGTCGGTGGTGGACACGGAGGACCCGTCCCCGCTAGCGAAGGACCGGGCGCGCATCGAGCTGTCCTCCAATGCGGGGGTGACTGCCCGGGTGGAGGGATCGGCGGTGCCGTCCGCGGGCGGGCTGACGGTGACGCTATTTCGGTACAGCCCCTCCGGGGCGCTTCTGCAGAGTTGGACGGGTGAGGCCACCGCAGATCGGCCCTTCGACGTCGCCTCGGACCTGGGGCAACACTTGCGGATCGGAGTGCTGGCCCACCGGGCAGTCCACCTCTGGGCGCCGATGAGCTTCGCCTGGGATGACACCCCCGGCATCCTCTATGAGCCGTTGCCCGGGGTGGATGCGACCTTGTACGTGGCCTACTACGACGACGGTCGAGTTCCGACGATCGACCGGCTGGAATGGGAGAGCCCGTCCGGGGAGCACTTCGACGGCACGGGCAAGCGGCTGTCGCAGGTGCATGTGGCGCTGGGTGGCCTCGACGGCTGGCTCTACCTGGATCAGACGCACACCGTTCTGCGCTACAAGATCAACGACATGGTGAACTCCTTCCGGCGCGGGGCGCTCGTGCTGGACTGTGACGCCCCTGACCCCGCCATGGGGCCGACCAAGTCCCTACAGGTGTGCCTGGTGCCCCACGGTTCGACGATCATCCGGACGAAGCTGGCCCCCGGCGTCCGGCACTCGCAGCGGTACCACCTGGACGGCTGGGACGTGATCATGGCGATCGGCACTCCGCAGTCCGGCAACCTGGTGACGTCAGTGACCTACCGGGACGACCGTGGCTACACCTACACGGAGACTCCGCGCCCCGAGTAGGGGTCTGATCGGTGCACCTGCGAGCGTCGGCGGGCGCTGGGGTGGGCTGGGGGCTCAGGGCGTCCGTCTGACCAGGGGTTTCGCTCGGTTGGAGTTCTCCGCCGCTCAGCCGGTATCATCGCCGACGGAGGATTCGCCTAGAGGCCTATGGCGCTCGCTTGGAAAGCGGGTTGGGTTCACGCCCTCACGAGTTCGAATCTCGTATCCTCCGCCAGTTGGCTAGGGAGGCGTGCTCCGACCACGGGAGGAGCGTTTCAGGCATCTGGCCCAGCTGTTATCCGCGGAGGGGTTGTCCCAATCGCAACCGGGCCAGGTCAGTCGCCCGCCTCCACGCAAGGACTGATCCGCCCCCCAGCAACCCACGCAGGGTGTGCCGGCGAGAGCCGCCCATGGGGGCCTAGGCCCACATCGGCGCTGCTGCACCGAGATGTGAGGCGAGAGCATCACCGGTGAGCCCGACCACGCGCTTGAAGAACACAAGGCACTGCTCGGCGTCGACCAAACGGAGCGGCGGATCCGCGAGCGGGCTGGCGGAAGCACGAACTGACTGGAGAACACGGACCGCTGGAAGGTGCTCATGTCCGTGGGCGATCGCGTGACGCACCTTGAGCCACTGGTCGATCCTGGCTTCAACATCAGACGGTTGCACGGCAATCGATCCCTGACCGCGACCACCAGCCTGGCGCCAAGCCCAGTGTTGCCGCGGGTCGAAACCCACTCCTTGGAGAAGCCGACGCGTGTTCTGCGCGTTCGGAGTGGAGAAGGCGCCCACTTCCGACTGAACCCGGCCGACAATGACCTTGTAAGCGGGCAGAAATGGATCCGCCGCTGGAGGTTCCGACATTGCTGCGCAGCTCAACACCATGTCTTGGACGGCAGCCTGCCACGTCGCAACGGTGATCACCACCACCGCCCGGTTGATCGAGGTCTCTTGAGTGCGACGCCCGCGCCCGCCGCCTCCGGCATGCCGGTGCACAGAGACCAGGTTGTCGGCGTGCACGATCGCGCGACGGAAGTTCGCTGCTGCCTGGTTCAGGTCCACGATCCACATAATGCCAGCGGACGGGGAGTTGGGCCGATGGTGTCAGAGCTCGCCCCGCAGCCCGGGCAAGCATCGCGCGGCGTCCGCAGCGGTGGTAACTCGGTGCGTGCACCGAGGCCGACCTGGCCACCTTCGCTGGCCTGGGAAGTGTCGCCCGTGTGGTGGCTGACCCGACGCCGGGCCGGTCGCAGGAACCCAGGGCTCTTCGTGCCGTCGGAAGTAGGGCCTTCGACTCAGCCCGGTCCGATGGAAGCCCGCTTGAGATTCCGCACCGCGGCTTTCCCAGACTCATGCCGGTCGTTCAGGACTTTGTGACGAGCCGCTTTGTGTATGCCGAGGTCCTCGGCAGGTTCATATTGGGAACCTTGGACGCAGTGCTACCCGCTCGCATCGAGCGGGTAATCGCCACATCCCGCCACCCCACTCGCGACCTGAAGGCACGAGATCCAGCGCATGCGGCGGTCGGCAGGGCAAGATGTCCTCTGTGATCACCCCACCGCCGCAACCAACCAACGACGCGAGGTTGGGCAGGGCTCTGTTTTATGTGCACAAGCAGCTCGCGGCCATTAACGAACCGGTGGTCAAGGCCAAATTGGGGCAGCTATCGGCAGCCGCGGACGCCATGGACTTCGCCGTTCGTCTCCGTGGCTTTGGAGCGGGCCTCAGCGCTGATATGGCCATCGAGTTTGCGACCCTCGCGGGCATAGGCTCGCATCGGCTTCAGCACGAAGTGCTGCCCACGCTCAAGCGGGCGGATCTAGTCGACTACTCCTGGGGTGTCGACGGGAGGCTGGCTTCGATCGAGGAGTTCGTCGGCCTAAGCGGACGAGTAATCGACCAAGCACTCCGCGTGCTGAGCGAATACAATCCTACGGAGTTGGAGCAGGCAGTTCTTCACAGCACCGAGATCGCTAGTTGGGCACCGTTGACCCGGTCACAGCATGCGGACCAGATCTCGCGGAGAGGCTATGTCGATGAAGTCGCCGACGCAGCGCTTGCTCTGACGCTCGCCTCGGGGATCAACTGCAAGGTGCTATCGGCGGCGCTTGGCGAGGATGTGGTCTACAACCCCAATGTCTGGGGAGGCGGAGCGCAGGCAGTCGACATTGCGGGCTTTCTGCGGTCGCTGCCCAGCGGCGAGCGAGACTCGTTGCTCGGCATGTGCGAGTTGGCATCTGCCAGGCCGGGGCTAGCGCTCAACAGCTATGGCGCATTCGATTCCTCGATCCTCAAGTCTGCTCGGAAGGTAGGGCTCCTGCAGGCCGTCACGGTGAAGTCCAGCGCTGCCGGCGCCTCACCACAGACGTACGTCTTT
The nucleotide sequence above comes from Propionicimonas paludicola. Encoded proteins:
- a CDS encoding carbon-nitrogen hydrolase family protein, with the protein product MRVALAQLRSGTDPSQNLDLVADHIARAAGRAELLVFPEATMSSFAGAAHRAAQPLDGPWAGQVRQLAVEADLTVVLGMFTPGAGRARNTLLVTGAAETHYDKLHLFDAFGQAESDDIEPGAALASFSLGTHQVGLATCYDVRFPTLFTSLARGGAELIVLPASWASGPGKLHQWRTLVTARAMDSTSFVVAVDQAAGPDARPGLATGIGHSMVVSPTGEVLLELGDDPELAFIDLDLAEVPAVRLRLPVLAHTRPLP
- a CDS encoding SigE family RNA polymerase sigma factor — translated: MFGSSTPTRDTEFADFVRTSSRSLTRTAYLLCGDRALADDLVQEALLKTYLAWRRVRPGEATGYTRRVLVNLNIDRWRRRPPVPAELAEQPFTDQGPAQVDDRDQIVRLLAGLPTQQRRVIVLRYFDDLSEAATAELLGISTGAVKSASSRGLAALRQHYQMADEGGLR
- a CDS encoding SigE family RNA polymerase sigma factor: MGTERVSRREQEFAEFFAAASPYLARTAYLLSGDREVAKELTQEALARTYAVWWRLRPEDARGYARRVLVNLNVDRWRQRGPQAVELADYATSGSAESAYDDRDEVARLLRTLSPQQRQVIVLRYFDDLSEAEVARSLGVSAGTVKAACSRGLANLRRTTAAAKEGER
- a CDS encoding AAA family ATPase, with the protein product MTAFSSLPVREVRLRPGVEQVGWPFTLGPVAQLAAEGLELSELTILVGENGVGKSTIVEAIAMAYGLNAEGGSTNFQHSSRPSESGLHEHLQLTRGLARSKWGYFLRAETMHGLLTYLEEHPSPADPERPYHEYSHGQAFRELLTTKLGHMAGRGGFLVLDEPEAGLSLLSQIALANQLRELRSDGIQVLLATHSPILAAIPAAQLIELDETGFEPRRWDQLLTVALYRRFLADPGYFGLD
- a CDS encoding SigE family RNA polymerase sigma factor; this encodes MAGQATAKRQAEFTEFVNASVGYLTRTAFLLCGDAELANDLVQEALTRTYAAWWRVRPDDARGYARRVLVNLSVDRWRRRGPESVELTEFAASGSAEAGVDDRDEIVRLLRTLSPHQRRVIVLRYFDDLTEPEVARTLGVSVGTVKSACSRGLAMLREQLTPIKEGER